In the Loxodonta africana isolate mLoxAfr1 chromosome 1, mLoxAfr1.hap2, whole genome shotgun sequence genome, one interval contains:
- the AKAP12 gene encoding A-kinase anchor protein 12 isoform X2 yields the protein MLGTITITVGQRDPEDVSAKDSDKEMSANLEVVQDITKDGQEEMPEITEQIPSSENNLEELTQPTESQSNDVGFKKVFKFVGFKFTVKKDKSEKSDTVQLLTVKKDEVEGTGASNGAGDHQESSLEAGEAAPKESELKQSIEKPEETVKSEQGNNEIALKAESDRAAEEGKEEGEEKREKEPSKSLESPTSPTASETASPFKKFFTQGWSGWRKKTSFRKPKEDELESTEKKKEQEPEKVDIEENGKTEDTSEKPSASEQPAPQEKESVNDARLSAEYEKIDLPCEGQVNDLQGPAEEKTAPLATEVFDEKVEIVAEVHVSTEEETTEEQKAEVEEAVESLPPEKSVETNAELQEAEPAEELVMTEEVCAPGEDHIQPAELSPEEKVPSKHPEGIVNEVEVLSAQERTKGQGSPLKKLFTSTGLKKLSGKKQKGKRGGGEEESGEHSQVPVESPDSTDEQKGESSASSPEEPEEITCLEKGIADVQQDGEVEEGTTSDGEKKREGVTPWASFKKMVTPKKRIRRHSESDKEDELDKAKSATLSSTESAASETQEEVKGNGEEQKPEEPKRKVDTSVSWEALICVGSSKKRARKGSSSDEEGGPKAMGGDSQKTDEAGKDKETGTDNTPASSQEHDQGQGSSSPEQAGSPSEGEGVSTWESFKRLVTARKKSKSKMEEKNEDSVTGSGVEHSASDVEPGKEESWVSIKKFIPGRRKKRLDGKPEQATIEDTGPRDVNEDDSDVPAVVPLSEYDAVEREKKTEAQQAPRSEEKPEQKVAVCVSEELSKSLVQTVTVTVVDGLRAVTDIEERSPSWISASVTEPCEETEDEAKPLTEGVLEREVIAEEVPTVTKTLPESKDASDDTIASEVEVTPEAVTPAETTDTFCAEEVTEASGAEETTEMVSAVSQLTDSPDTTEEATPVQEVEGDVPDLEDLGRRTQEVLQAVAEKVKEESQPPDSSGQEDTTQATQKVESEIPEKVEEAEGDSKVLELKKEIDAGLTGPVQGTETEDFIQGKVIVQTTPESFEKVPQVPESVESSGLVSISQAETSVGIESREVTKERADSVETLTDNETNGSTPVADFETQSTTQQDKIKEIHEDGEVVPGIQSELTEAEAVPTQEEMPPLPSSFQSQEESKEPSKMEEVLEPIDKEVPVEAVPILSETKAIQETDYFTDEKSKDTPFAEGLGVSTDREITVSQKKVPEVALEDEVTEEADFQKNASYSDSIELQSHPESLSTPVEREMVVQVEMEKIEAQPAHVDEEKLEEKTAVTVSEELGKLPVQTVNVTVVDREDEGTSFEESSLSCLVQEEAVSTEVQVQSSDASLTVAAVEEKVVGETTKILETGAETLASGAAHLVPEEESSDKDEDFTAQSGEDTVPTGAGSQAESIPPIVSAPAEEGGSSDLEGDKTTSQKWKPDEDHEQVVCQEVKASATLEEGSKAENEILEIESESSKLVQDVIQTAVDQLVSPEAAATEMFTSDLQAQAQVIIADHQEAGQEPEKEESELQASAQDETQTMGTEEESELVTVEQTQSDVSKDESEVSEKMMTAEVESSSVSEQQQLEAAVLLSEEKRDAVGTKSVPEDDDSAVAGERIEKPLFESRSAEKGDTVAYPENQKSALEDTDASGYLTKESPDTNGPKLKKKDDAQGVEFQEGKVHSESEKEMKTPPQEEIHKPETELAKSELTESSDTV from the exons TTGGACAGAGGGACCCTGAAGATGTGAGTGCAAAAGATTCAGATAAAGAGATGTCTGCTAACTTGGAGGTGGttcaagacatcacaaaggaTGGACAGGAGGAAATGCCGGAAATAACTGAGCAGATTCCTTCTTCGGAAAATAATTTAGAAGAGTTAACACAGCCTACTGAGTCCCAGTCTAATGATGTTGGATTTAAGAAGGTTTTTAAGTTTGTCGGCTTTAAATTCACTGTGAAAAAGGATAAGTCCGAGAAGTCTGATACGGTCCAACTGCTCACTGTCAAAAAAGATGAAGTTGAAGGAACAGGAGCCTCGAATGGAGCTGGTGACCACCAGGAGTCCAGCTTGGAGGCTGGAGAAGCAGCTCCCAAAGAAAGTGAACTCAAACAGTCTATAGAGAAACCTGAAGAAACAGTCAAAAGTGAGCAAGGCAACAATGAAATCGCTCTTAAAGCTGAGTCTGATCGAGCAGCAGAGGAAGGcaaggaagaaggagaagaaaaacgAGAAAAAGAACCTAGCAAATCTCTAGAATCTCCAACCAGTCCGACAGCCAGTGAGACAGCATCACCCTTCAAAAAATTCTTCACTCAAGGTTGGTCAGGCTGGAGAAAAAAGACGAGTTTCAGGAAACCAAAGGAGGATGAACTAGAGTCTACTGAGAAGAAAAAGGAACAAGAGCCAGAAAAAGTAgacatagaagaaaatggaaagacaGAGGATACCTCTGAGAAACCGAGTGCTTCTGAACAGCCAGCGCCACAGGAGAAAGAAAGTGTTAACGATGCCAGATTATCAGCTGAATATGAAAAAATAGATCTGCCCTGTGAAGGTCAAGTTAATGACTTGCAGGGACCTGCTGAAGAGAAAACCGCTCCTTTGGCAACAGAAGTATTTGATGAAAAAGTAGAGATTGTTGCAGAAGTCCATGTTAGCACTGAAGAAGAGACAACAGAGGAGCAGAAAGCCGAGGTAGAAGAAGCCGTAGAGTCCTTGCCACCTGAGAAATCTGTCGAAACAAATGCTGAGCTGCAGGAAGCTGAGCCTGCTGAGGAACTAGTAATGACCGAAGAAGTATGTGCCCCTGGAGAGGACCATATCCAGCCAGCTGAACTAAGTCCTGAAGAAAAAGTGCCCTCTAAACACCCAGAAGGCATTGTGAACGAGGTGGAAGTGCTGTCAGCACAAGAGAGAACTAAGGGGCAAGGAAGCCCTTTAAAGAAACTTTTTACTAGCACTGGCTTAAAAAAGCTCTCtggaaagaaacagaaagggaaaagaggaggaggagaggaagaatcgGGGGAACACAGTCAAGTTCCCGTAGAGTCTCCAGACAGTACAGATGAGCAGAAGGGTGAGAGCTCTGCTTCCTCTCCTGAAGAACCTGAGGAGATTACATGTCTAGAGAAAGGAATAGCAGATGTACAACAGGATGGGGAAGTTGAAGAAGGTACTACTTCtgatggagagaaaaaaagagaaggtgTTACTCCCTGGGCATCTTTCAAAAAGATGGTGACACCCAAGAAACGCATTAGAAGGCATTCTGAAAGTGATAAAGAAGATGAATTGGATAAGGCAAAGAGTGCTACCTTGTCGTCTACAGAGAGCGCAGCCTCTGAAACGCAAGAGGAAGTAAAGGGAAATGGAGAGGAGCAAAAGCCGGAAGAACCAAAGCGCAAGGTTGATACTTCAGTATCTTGGGAAGCTTTAATTTGTGTGGGATCATccaagaagagagcaagaaaaggaTCATCTTCTGATGAGGAAGGGGGACCAAAGGCAATGGGAGGAGACAGCCAAAAAACAGATGAAGcaggaaaagacaaagaaacaggGACAGACAATACCCCTGCTAGTTCCCAAGAACATGATCAAGGACAAGGGAGTTCTTCACCTGAACAAGCTGGAAGCCCTTCTGAAGGCGAGGGAGTTTCCACCTGGGAGTCATTTAAACGATTAGTCActgcaagaaaaaaatcaaagtcaaaaatggaagagaaaaatgaagactcTGTAACTGGGTCTGGTGTAGAACATTCAGCTTCAGATGTTGAACCTGGGAAAGAAGAGTCCTGGGTTTCAATTAAGAAGTTTATTCCTGGACGAAGGAAGAAAAGATTAGACGGGAAACCAGAACAAGCCACTATTGAGGATACGGGCCCAAGAGACGTCAACGAAGATGATTCTGATGTCCCAGCTGTAGTACCTCTGTCCGAGTACGATGCCGTAGAGCGGgagaagaaaactgaagcacagcaAGCCCCCAGAAGTGAAGAGAAACCTGAGCAAAAGGTGGCTGTGTGCGTGTCAGAGGAGCTCAGTAAGAGCCTGGTTCAGACGGTGACCGTGACTGTTGTTGATGGGCTGAGGGCAGTCACTGATATTGAAGAGCGGTCTCCTTCTTGGATATCTGCATCAGTGACAGAACCttgtgaagaaacagaagatgaaGCCAAACCATTAACTGAGGGGGTACTTGAAAGAGAAGTTATTGCAGAGGAAGTCCCCACTGTTACCAAAACTTTGCCAGAAAGCAAAGATGCCAGTGACGACACCATTGCTAGCGAGGTGGAAGTAACTCCTGAAGCTGTGACACCTGCAGAAACGACGGACACATTTTGTGCTGAAGAAGTAACAGAAGCATCCGGTGCTGAAGAGACCACAGAAATGGTTTCCGCAGTTTCCCAGTTAACCGACTCACCAGACACCACAGAGGAAGCCACACCAGTTCAGGAGGTAGAAGGTGACGTGCCAGACCTAGAAGACCTAGGGAGGCGAACTCAAGAGGTCCTGCAGGCAGTGGCAGAAAAAGTTAAGGAAGAATCACAGCCGCCTGACTCCAGTGGGCAAGAAGACACAACTCAGGCCACCCAAAAAGTAGAGTCAGAAATACCAGAGAAGGTGGAAGAAGCAGAAGGGGATTCCAAAGTGCTAGAACTGAAGAAAGAGATAGATGCTGGGTTGACGGGACCTGTACAAGGAACTGAAACTGAGGATTTTATACAAGGAAAGGTAATTGTACAGACCACCCCAGAAAGCTTTGAAAAAGTGCCTCAAGTTCCAGAGAGTGTAGAATCCAGTGGTCTTGTAagtatttctcaagcagaaacCTCAGTTGGGATCGAATCACGGGAGGTTACGAAGGAACGGGCTGACTCAGTTGAAACCCTTACAGACAATGAGACCAATGGAAGCACTCCAGTAGCAGATTTTGAAACTCAGAGTACAACACAGCAAGACAAGATCAAGGAAATCCATGAAGATGGTGAAGTTGTACCTGGTATACAGTCCGAGctcacagaagcagaggcagtTCCCACACAGGAAGAGATGCCTCCCTTACCTTCCAGTTTTCAATCCCAGGAAGAAAGTAAAGAACCATCAAAAATGGAAGAAGTTCTAGAACCTATAGATAAAGAGGTACCAGTGGAAGCCGTACCCATTCTTTCGGAGACTAAAGCGATTCAAGAGACTGattattttactgatgagaaaagcaaagacacaccCTTTGCTGAAGGACTTGGGGTGTCTACAGACAGAGAAATAACCGTCAGTCAGAAAAAGGTACCCGAAGTTGCCCTTGAAGATGAAGTTACCGAAGAAGCTGACTTTCAGAAGAATGCTTCTTATTCTGATAGTATAGAACTCCAGAGTCACCCTGAGTCTCTTTCAACCCCAGTGGAAAGAGAAATGGtagttcaagttgaaatggaGAAGATTGAAGCCCAGCCAGCCCATGTAGATGAAGAGAAACTTGAGGAGAAAACAGCTGTAACCGTATCAGAAGAACTCGGTAAGCTACCGGTTCAGACAGTTAATGTGACTGTTGTAGACAGAGAAGATGAAGGTACCAGTTTTGAAGAAAGCTCTCTTTCTTGCCTAGTTCAAGAGGAGGCAGTATCTACAGAAGTCCAAGTTCAAAGCTCTGATGCATCATTAACAGTTGCAGCTGTAGAGGAAAAGGTCGTAGGAGAAACTACCAAGATTTTAGAAACAGGAGCTGAAACTCTGGCGTCTGGAGCTGCACACTTAGTACCTGAAGAAGAATCCTCTGACAAAGACGAAGACTTTACTGCTCAGTCAGGGGAAGATACAGTGCCCACAGGGGCTGGGTCTCAGGCAGAATCAATACCACCAATAGTGTCTGCTCCTGCTGAGGAAGGAGGAAGTTCTGACCTGGAAGGAGACAAAACCACGTCACAGAAATGGAAGCCAGATGAAGACCATGAACAGGTTGTTTGTCAGGAAGTCAAAGCGAGCGCAACACTAGAGGAAGGCTCGAAGGCTGAAAACGAGATTCTGGAAATTGAGAGTGAGAGCAGTAAACTTGTACAAGACGTCATTCAGACAGCTGTTGACCAGTTAGTGAGTCCAGAAGCAGCAGCCACGGAAATGTTTACATCTGACTTGCAGGCGCAGGCTCAGGTGATCATAGCTGACCACCAGGAAGCTGGACAGGAACCCGAGAAAGAAGAAAGTGAACTTCAGGCCTCTGCACAGGATGAAACACAAACTATGGGAACCGAAGAGGAGTCAGAGCTAGTCACTGTGGAACAAACACAGTCTGATGTTTCCAAAGATGAGAGTGAAGTGTCAGAAAAAATGATGACGGCTGAGGTAGAAAGCTCCAGTGTCAGCGAGCAGCAGCAGCTTGAAGCGGCCGTTCTGCtgtcagaggaaaagagagatGCAGTTGGAACAAAGTCTGTACCAGAAGACGATGATAGTGCAGTGGCAGGAGAAAGAATCGAGAAGCCACTCTTTGAATCCAGAAGTGCTGAGAAAGGAGATACTGTTGCTTACCCGGAGAACCAAAAATCAGCCCTGGAAGATACTGACGCCTCAGGATACCTAACCAAAGAGTCCCCAGACACAAATGGaccaaaactgaaaaagaaagacgaCGCCCAAGGAGTAGAATTTCAGGAAGGAAAAGTGCATAGTGAGTCAGAAAAAGAGATGAAAACACCACCACAGGAGGAgatacataaaccagagacagaGTTGGCAAAATCAGAACTTACAGAATCCTCAGATACcgt TTAA
- the AKAP12 gene encoding A-kinase anchor protein 12 isoform X1 gives MGAGSSSEQRSPDQPEAGSAPLAEPEPEPEPTGGGPSEETASGALGDPAVAAADPAAKLLQKNGQLSTVSGLTEQGELSLQEGDLSGKEEEVIVTDVGQRDPEDVSAKDSDKEMSANLEVVQDITKDGQEEMPEITEQIPSSENNLEELTQPTESQSNDVGFKKVFKFVGFKFTVKKDKSEKSDTVQLLTVKKDEVEGTGASNGAGDHQESSLEAGEAAPKESELKQSIEKPEETVKSEQGNNEIALKAESDRAAEEGKEEGEEKREKEPSKSLESPTSPTASETASPFKKFFTQGWSGWRKKTSFRKPKEDELESTEKKKEQEPEKVDIEENGKTEDTSEKPSASEQPAPQEKESVNDARLSAEYEKIDLPCEGQVNDLQGPAEEKTAPLATEVFDEKVEIVAEVHVSTEEETTEEQKAEVEEAVESLPPEKSVETNAELQEAEPAEELVMTEEVCAPGEDHIQPAELSPEEKVPSKHPEGIVNEVEVLSAQERTKGQGSPLKKLFTSTGLKKLSGKKQKGKRGGGEEESGEHSQVPVESPDSTDEQKGESSASSPEEPEEITCLEKGIADVQQDGEVEEGTTSDGEKKREGVTPWASFKKMVTPKKRIRRHSESDKEDELDKAKSATLSSTESAASETQEEVKGNGEEQKPEEPKRKVDTSVSWEALICVGSSKKRARKGSSSDEEGGPKAMGGDSQKTDEAGKDKETGTDNTPASSQEHDQGQGSSSPEQAGSPSEGEGVSTWESFKRLVTARKKSKSKMEEKNEDSVTGSGVEHSASDVEPGKEESWVSIKKFIPGRRKKRLDGKPEQATIEDTGPRDVNEDDSDVPAVVPLSEYDAVEREKKTEAQQAPRSEEKPEQKVAVCVSEELSKSLVQTVTVTVVDGLRAVTDIEERSPSWISASVTEPCEETEDEAKPLTEGVLEREVIAEEVPTVTKTLPESKDASDDTIASEVEVTPEAVTPAETTDTFCAEEVTEASGAEETTEMVSAVSQLTDSPDTTEEATPVQEVEGDVPDLEDLGRRTQEVLQAVAEKVKEESQPPDSSGQEDTTQATQKVESEIPEKVEEAEGDSKVLELKKEIDAGLTGPVQGTETEDFIQGKVIVQTTPESFEKVPQVPESVESSGLVSISQAETSVGIESREVTKERADSVETLTDNETNGSTPVADFETQSTTQQDKIKEIHEDGEVVPGIQSELTEAEAVPTQEEMPPLPSSFQSQEESKEPSKMEEVLEPIDKEVPVEAVPILSETKAIQETDYFTDEKSKDTPFAEGLGVSTDREITVSQKKVPEVALEDEVTEEADFQKNASYSDSIELQSHPESLSTPVEREMVVQVEMEKIEAQPAHVDEEKLEEKTAVTVSEELGKLPVQTVNVTVVDREDEGTSFEESSLSCLVQEEAVSTEVQVQSSDASLTVAAVEEKVVGETTKILETGAETLASGAAHLVPEEESSDKDEDFTAQSGEDTVPTGAGSQAESIPPIVSAPAEEGGSSDLEGDKTTSQKWKPDEDHEQVVCQEVKASATLEEGSKAENEILEIESESSKLVQDVIQTAVDQLVSPEAAATEMFTSDLQAQAQVIIADHQEAGQEPEKEESELQASAQDETQTMGTEEESELVTVEQTQSDVSKDESEVSEKMMTAEVESSSVSEQQQLEAAVLLSEEKRDAVGTKSVPEDDDSAVAGERIEKPLFESRSAEKGDTVAYPENQKSALEDTDASGYLTKESPDTNGPKLKKKDDAQGVEFQEGKVHSESEKEMKTPPQEEIHKPETELAKSELTESSDTV, from the exons TTGGACAGAGGGACCCTGAAGATGTGAGTGCAAAAGATTCAGATAAAGAGATGTCTGCTAACTTGGAGGTGGttcaagacatcacaaaggaTGGACAGGAGGAAATGCCGGAAATAACTGAGCAGATTCCTTCTTCGGAAAATAATTTAGAAGAGTTAACACAGCCTACTGAGTCCCAGTCTAATGATGTTGGATTTAAGAAGGTTTTTAAGTTTGTCGGCTTTAAATTCACTGTGAAAAAGGATAAGTCCGAGAAGTCTGATACGGTCCAACTGCTCACTGTCAAAAAAGATGAAGTTGAAGGAACAGGAGCCTCGAATGGAGCTGGTGACCACCAGGAGTCCAGCTTGGAGGCTGGAGAAGCAGCTCCCAAAGAAAGTGAACTCAAACAGTCTATAGAGAAACCTGAAGAAACAGTCAAAAGTGAGCAAGGCAACAATGAAATCGCTCTTAAAGCTGAGTCTGATCGAGCAGCAGAGGAAGGcaaggaagaaggagaagaaaaacgAGAAAAAGAACCTAGCAAATCTCTAGAATCTCCAACCAGTCCGACAGCCAGTGAGACAGCATCACCCTTCAAAAAATTCTTCACTCAAGGTTGGTCAGGCTGGAGAAAAAAGACGAGTTTCAGGAAACCAAAGGAGGATGAACTAGAGTCTACTGAGAAGAAAAAGGAACAAGAGCCAGAAAAAGTAgacatagaagaaaatggaaagacaGAGGATACCTCTGAGAAACCGAGTGCTTCTGAACAGCCAGCGCCACAGGAGAAAGAAAGTGTTAACGATGCCAGATTATCAGCTGAATATGAAAAAATAGATCTGCCCTGTGAAGGTCAAGTTAATGACTTGCAGGGACCTGCTGAAGAGAAAACCGCTCCTTTGGCAACAGAAGTATTTGATGAAAAAGTAGAGATTGTTGCAGAAGTCCATGTTAGCACTGAAGAAGAGACAACAGAGGAGCAGAAAGCCGAGGTAGAAGAAGCCGTAGAGTCCTTGCCACCTGAGAAATCTGTCGAAACAAATGCTGAGCTGCAGGAAGCTGAGCCTGCTGAGGAACTAGTAATGACCGAAGAAGTATGTGCCCCTGGAGAGGACCATATCCAGCCAGCTGAACTAAGTCCTGAAGAAAAAGTGCCCTCTAAACACCCAGAAGGCATTGTGAACGAGGTGGAAGTGCTGTCAGCACAAGAGAGAACTAAGGGGCAAGGAAGCCCTTTAAAGAAACTTTTTACTAGCACTGGCTTAAAAAAGCTCTCtggaaagaaacagaaagggaaaagaggaggaggagaggaagaatcgGGGGAACACAGTCAAGTTCCCGTAGAGTCTCCAGACAGTACAGATGAGCAGAAGGGTGAGAGCTCTGCTTCCTCTCCTGAAGAACCTGAGGAGATTACATGTCTAGAGAAAGGAATAGCAGATGTACAACAGGATGGGGAAGTTGAAGAAGGTACTACTTCtgatggagagaaaaaaagagaaggtgTTACTCCCTGGGCATCTTTCAAAAAGATGGTGACACCCAAGAAACGCATTAGAAGGCATTCTGAAAGTGATAAAGAAGATGAATTGGATAAGGCAAAGAGTGCTACCTTGTCGTCTACAGAGAGCGCAGCCTCTGAAACGCAAGAGGAAGTAAAGGGAAATGGAGAGGAGCAAAAGCCGGAAGAACCAAAGCGCAAGGTTGATACTTCAGTATCTTGGGAAGCTTTAATTTGTGTGGGATCATccaagaagagagcaagaaaaggaTCATCTTCTGATGAGGAAGGGGGACCAAAGGCAATGGGAGGAGACAGCCAAAAAACAGATGAAGcaggaaaagacaaagaaacaggGACAGACAATACCCCTGCTAGTTCCCAAGAACATGATCAAGGACAAGGGAGTTCTTCACCTGAACAAGCTGGAAGCCCTTCTGAAGGCGAGGGAGTTTCCACCTGGGAGTCATTTAAACGATTAGTCActgcaagaaaaaaatcaaagtcaaaaatggaagagaaaaatgaagactcTGTAACTGGGTCTGGTGTAGAACATTCAGCTTCAGATGTTGAACCTGGGAAAGAAGAGTCCTGGGTTTCAATTAAGAAGTTTATTCCTGGACGAAGGAAGAAAAGATTAGACGGGAAACCAGAACAAGCCACTATTGAGGATACGGGCCCAAGAGACGTCAACGAAGATGATTCTGATGTCCCAGCTGTAGTACCTCTGTCCGAGTACGATGCCGTAGAGCGGgagaagaaaactgaagcacagcaAGCCCCCAGAAGTGAAGAGAAACCTGAGCAAAAGGTGGCTGTGTGCGTGTCAGAGGAGCTCAGTAAGAGCCTGGTTCAGACGGTGACCGTGACTGTTGTTGATGGGCTGAGGGCAGTCACTGATATTGAAGAGCGGTCTCCTTCTTGGATATCTGCATCAGTGACAGAACCttgtgaagaaacagaagatgaaGCCAAACCATTAACTGAGGGGGTACTTGAAAGAGAAGTTATTGCAGAGGAAGTCCCCACTGTTACCAAAACTTTGCCAGAAAGCAAAGATGCCAGTGACGACACCATTGCTAGCGAGGTGGAAGTAACTCCTGAAGCTGTGACACCTGCAGAAACGACGGACACATTTTGTGCTGAAGAAGTAACAGAAGCATCCGGTGCTGAAGAGACCACAGAAATGGTTTCCGCAGTTTCCCAGTTAACCGACTCACCAGACACCACAGAGGAAGCCACACCAGTTCAGGAGGTAGAAGGTGACGTGCCAGACCTAGAAGACCTAGGGAGGCGAACTCAAGAGGTCCTGCAGGCAGTGGCAGAAAAAGTTAAGGAAGAATCACAGCCGCCTGACTCCAGTGGGCAAGAAGACACAACTCAGGCCACCCAAAAAGTAGAGTCAGAAATACCAGAGAAGGTGGAAGAAGCAGAAGGGGATTCCAAAGTGCTAGAACTGAAGAAAGAGATAGATGCTGGGTTGACGGGACCTGTACAAGGAACTGAAACTGAGGATTTTATACAAGGAAAGGTAATTGTACAGACCACCCCAGAAAGCTTTGAAAAAGTGCCTCAAGTTCCAGAGAGTGTAGAATCCAGTGGTCTTGTAagtatttctcaagcagaaacCTCAGTTGGGATCGAATCACGGGAGGTTACGAAGGAACGGGCTGACTCAGTTGAAACCCTTACAGACAATGAGACCAATGGAAGCACTCCAGTAGCAGATTTTGAAACTCAGAGTACAACACAGCAAGACAAGATCAAGGAAATCCATGAAGATGGTGAAGTTGTACCTGGTATACAGTCCGAGctcacagaagcagaggcagtTCCCACACAGGAAGAGATGCCTCCCTTACCTTCCAGTTTTCAATCCCAGGAAGAAAGTAAAGAACCATCAAAAATGGAAGAAGTTCTAGAACCTATAGATAAAGAGGTACCAGTGGAAGCCGTACCCATTCTTTCGGAGACTAAAGCGATTCAAGAGACTGattattttactgatgagaaaagcaaagacacaccCTTTGCTGAAGGACTTGGGGTGTCTACAGACAGAGAAATAACCGTCAGTCAGAAAAAGGTACCCGAAGTTGCCCTTGAAGATGAAGTTACCGAAGAAGCTGACTTTCAGAAGAATGCTTCTTATTCTGATAGTATAGAACTCCAGAGTCACCCTGAGTCTCTTTCAACCCCAGTGGAAAGAGAAATGGtagttcaagttgaaatggaGAAGATTGAAGCCCAGCCAGCCCATGTAGATGAAGAGAAACTTGAGGAGAAAACAGCTGTAACCGTATCAGAAGAACTCGGTAAGCTACCGGTTCAGACAGTTAATGTGACTGTTGTAGACAGAGAAGATGAAGGTACCAGTTTTGAAGAAAGCTCTCTTTCTTGCCTAGTTCAAGAGGAGGCAGTATCTACAGAAGTCCAAGTTCAAAGCTCTGATGCATCATTAACAGTTGCAGCTGTAGAGGAAAAGGTCGTAGGAGAAACTACCAAGATTTTAGAAACAGGAGCTGAAACTCTGGCGTCTGGAGCTGCACACTTAGTACCTGAAGAAGAATCCTCTGACAAAGACGAAGACTTTACTGCTCAGTCAGGGGAAGATACAGTGCCCACAGGGGCTGGGTCTCAGGCAGAATCAATACCACCAATAGTGTCTGCTCCTGCTGAGGAAGGAGGAAGTTCTGACCTGGAAGGAGACAAAACCACGTCACAGAAATGGAAGCCAGATGAAGACCATGAACAGGTTGTTTGTCAGGAAGTCAAAGCGAGCGCAACACTAGAGGAAGGCTCGAAGGCTGAAAACGAGATTCTGGAAATTGAGAGTGAGAGCAGTAAACTTGTACAAGACGTCATTCAGACAGCTGTTGACCAGTTAGTGAGTCCAGAAGCAGCAGCCACGGAAATGTTTACATCTGACTTGCAGGCGCAGGCTCAGGTGATCATAGCTGACCACCAGGAAGCTGGACAGGAACCCGAGAAAGAAGAAAGTGAACTTCAGGCCTCTGCACAGGATGAAACACAAACTATGGGAACCGAAGAGGAGTCAGAGCTAGTCACTGTGGAACAAACACAGTCTGATGTTTCCAAAGATGAGAGTGAAGTGTCAGAAAAAATGATGACGGCTGAGGTAGAAAGCTCCAGTGTCAGCGAGCAGCAGCAGCTTGAAGCGGCCGTTCTGCtgtcagaggaaaagagagatGCAGTTGGAACAAAGTCTGTACCAGAAGACGATGATAGTGCAGTGGCAGGAGAAAGAATCGAGAAGCCACTCTTTGAATCCAGAAGTGCTGAGAAAGGAGATACTGTTGCTTACCCGGAGAACCAAAAATCAGCCCTGGAAGATACTGACGCCTCAGGATACCTAACCAAAGAGTCCCCAGACACAAATGGaccaaaactgaaaaagaaagacgaCGCCCAAGGAGTAGAATTTCAGGAAGGAAAAGTGCATAGTGAGTCAGAAAAAGAGATGAAAACACCACCACAGGAGGAgatacataaaccagagacagaGTTGGCAAAATCAGAACTTACAGAATCCTCAGATACcgt TTAA